A genomic stretch from Aedes albopictus strain Foshan chromosome 2, AalbF5, whole genome shotgun sequence includes:
- the LOC109420616 gene encoding facilitated trehalose transporter Tret1-like, with translation MRVVQLFEKYRNEYLATLAATLSIMMAVMTNAWSSPAIVKLEAEDSPIPITEDEGSWIVAIQAIGGIFGPIITGVAVDRIGRKWTLLSAAIPTVIGWILVGLGDSVGYLYAARLLFGISYGTTYSVSPIYLGEITSDAIRGASGTMITVLARIGFLLMYSIGPYLEYRTLAWVSMVGPALFLLSFMWMPETPYYLIGRNKFKQAGKSLSWLRRSSKISEELETMKTSVEKSNEDKTSLKELFTPKYRNNMRIVFVLVFSMQFTGILAILGYAQTIFGKISTSLKAEEMSIVLGAVQLVAVIFPAFLVDRMGRRPLLLISAVGTTFGLLVCSVYFAIAGDDYEGNLGWIAFIAILVYIVFYGLGLATVSFAVLTEIFPKNIRAYANATFSISSAILIFGIVKGFQVTLDNVGAYLPFGIFAVCEAIGAVLIYLYIPETKGQSLDEVQRIVAGNRRS, from the exons ATGCGGGTTGTTCAACTGTTTGAGAAATACCGCAATGAGTACTTGGCTACTCTGGCAG CGACCCTATCGATCATGATGGCGGTCATGACCAATGCGTGGTCATCGCCGGCCATCGTCAAGCTGGAGGCCGAGGATTCTCCGATTCCGATTACCGAAGACGAAGGATCGTGGATTGTGGCGATCCAAGCTATTGGTGGCATTTTCGGACCAATTATTACCGGAGTTGCAGTGGACCGGATCGGACGGAAGTGGACACTGCTGAGTGCGGCTATCCCGACGGTGATTGGATGGATTCTGGTTGGATTAGGGGATTCGGTTGGGTATCTATATGCGGCGAGACTGCTGTTCGGAATTAGTTATGGAACGACTTACTCAGTTTCGCCGATATATTTGGGCGAAATTACCTCGGACGCTATTAGAGGTGCTTCCGGAACGATGATAACAGTACTGGCAAGGATCGGGTTTCTGCTGATGTATAGTATTGGACCATATTTAGAGTACAGAACGTTGGCCTGGGTATCCATGGTTGGACCAGCGCTGTTTCTGTTGAGTTTTATGTGGATGCCGGAAACGCCATATTACCTGATTGGGAGGAATAAGTTTAAACAGGCGGGAAAAAGTTTATCGTGGCTTCGACGATCgtcaaaaatttccgaagaattggaGACCATGAAGACCTCTGTGGAGAAATCGAATGAAGATAAAACCTCTTTGAAAGAGCTGTTCACTCCAAAGTATCGCAACAACATGcggattgtttttgttttggtgtTCAGTATGCAGTTCACTGGCATTCTCGCCATTCTGGGATATGCTCAGACCATTTTCGGAAAGATTTCCACCAGTTTGAAGGCGGAAGAGATGTCTATCGTGTTGGGAGCAGTTCAACTGGTTGCCGTGATATTTCCCGCCTTTTTGGTTGATCGAATGGGTAGACGGCCGCTCTTGCTGATTTCTGCAGTCGGGACCACATTTGGACTGCTCGTTTGCAGCGTATACTTCGCCATTGCTGGAGATGACTATGAAGGAAACCTTGGATGGATTGCATTCATTGCCATTCTCGTCTACATAGTTTTCTACGGATTGGGTTTGGCCACCGTATCGTTCGCTGTTCTGACGGAAATATTCCCGAAAAATATCCGTGCCTACGCGAATGCCACCTTCTCGATTTCAAGTGCAATACTCATATTCGGGATTGTTAAAGGTTTTCAAGTGACGCTAGATAACGTTGGTGCATATCTGCCGTTTGGGATATTTGCCGTGTGTGAAGCTATTGGAGCGGTGCTTATCTATCTGTACATTCCGGAGACGAAAGGCCAATCGTTGGATGAAGTTCAGCGGATAGTGGCGGGGAATCGAAGGTCGTAA
- the LOC109420617 gene encoding facilitated trehalose transporter Tret1-like: MGFQNVFQKYRNELIATVAATQSIFMVIMCSSWSSPALPKLLAADSPIPITADEGSWIVAFQPVGAIFGPIFSSVAMDRIGRKWTLLSTAIPVLIGWILTGMGNSVGYLYVARFLFGFSYGAAYPVVPIYLGEMASDAVRGAYGTMITLMAKKAILVMYTIGPYLEFRELAWVSMTSAAVFVFSFMWMPETPYFLIGKNKNELAEKSLAWFRQSSDVSAELEVMRSSVEKSNQEDTSFKELFSPAYYNNMRIVFVLIFNMQFTGILAVHGYAQIIFEKISTSLTPEEMSIVLGVVQMIAVVFPVFLVDRMGRRPLLLISATGTTTGLLICTIYFAAAGDNYQGSLGWIAFVSLLFYIISYGVGLATVPFAILTEIFPKNIRSYAASAVTVVSAIVIFVIVKLFQISLETVGAYLPFGVFAVCGAIGLALIYIYIPETKGRSLEEVQRIVTGLSTKL; encoded by the exons ATGGGATTCCAAAATGTTTTTCAAAAGTACCGCAACGAACTCATTGCCACAGTAGCAG CAACCCAATCGATCTTCATGGTGATCATGTGCAGTTCGTGGTCCTCGCCAGCCCTACCGAAGCTCTTGGCAGCCGATTCGCCCATTCCTATCACAGCCGACGAGGGATCATGGATCGTGGCCTTCCAACCGGTGGGGGCCATCTTCGGACCTATCTTCTCCAGTGTGGCCATGGATCGCATCGGCCGGAAGTGGACATTGCTGAGCACGGCCATTCCAGTGCTGATCGGTTGGATTCTAACTGGGATGGGAAACTCAGTGGGATATCTGTACGTGGCGAGGTTTTTGTTCGGATTCAGTTATGGCGCTGCTTATCCGGTAGTTCCCATATATCTGGGTGAGATGGCGTCAGACGCGGTTCGAGGAGCCTACGGAACGATGATAACGCTGATGGCGAAGAAGGCGATCTTGGTTATGTACACCATAGGACCATATTTGGAGTTTAGAGAGTTGGCGTGGGTGTCCATGACCAGTGCTGCAGTATTTGTGTTCAGTTTCATGTGGATGCCTGAAACACCATATTTCTTGATTGGGAAGAACAAAAACGAACTTGCGGAGAAAAGTCTAGCCTGGTTCCGTCAATCCTCGGACGTATCCGCTGAGCTTGAGGTTATGAGGAGCTCCGTAgaaaaatcaaatcaagaagaCACATCGTTTAAAGAACTTTTCAGTCCAGCATACTACAACAACATGCGCATTGTTTTTGTGCTGATATTCAACATGCAATTCACCGGAATATTAGCAGTGCATGGATATGCTCAGATCATTTTTGAAAAGATATCTACCAGCCTTACGCCAGAAGAAATGTCGATTGTACTTGGAGTTGTCCAAATGATTGCCGTGGTGTTTCCAGTTTTCCTTGTGGACCGAATGGGTAGACGTCCACTCTTGCTAATTTCTGCTACCGGAACTACCACGGGCTTACTGATTTGTACCATATATTTTGCTGCTGCTGGAGACAACTACCAGGGAAGCCTAGGATGGATTGCTTTCGTATCGCTTCTATTCTACATTATATCCTACGGGGTGGGCTTGGCTACTGTTCCATTTGCTATTCTTACTGAAATTTTCCCGAAGAATATTCGATCATACGCGGCTTCTGCTGTTACAGTAGTTAGTGCAATCGTTATTTTCGTAATTGTAAAATTATTCCAAATATCTCTGGAAACAGTTGGTGCATACCTTCCTTTTGGTGTATTTGCCGTGTGTGGAGCAATTGGTTTAGCTCTGATCTATATATACATACCAGAAACTAAGGGCAGGTCTTTAGAAGAGGTGCAGAGGATAGTTACTGGATTGTCTACGAAGTTGTAA